GAAGAGTACGAGACAAGGCTTTTGCATAAGGATAAGTCCCTTGAAGTCATCGCCATTCATAAGGTCGTCAGAATCATGTATCAGGATAAACCGGCGATTCAGGGAACGATCAAGGATATCACTGAGCGTAAGAAGGCGGAGGAGGAGCTGCGTCGCCATAAGGAGCATCTGGAGGAACTGGTGGCCGAGCGGACGAAGGAGCTGGAATTCAACAACGGAGAGCTGAGCAAGTATATCAGTCTGATTGAACGGATCTCCATCACCGATGAATTAACCGGGCTGTACAACCGCAGATACTTCAATAAACTGTTCCTGGATGAGGTGGATAAGGCTGCTGCCGGCAAACGGTATTTAACCTACCTGATGCTGGATATTGATTATTTCAAAAAATTCAATGATACCTACGGGCATTATGAAGGCGATACGGTACTGCGCAGAATAGGCGGGGTTCTAAAGGAACTGGCTGAACAGGCGGATGGAACCGCGTTCCGGCTGGGCGGGGAGGAATTCGGGATTGTGGCCGCCGGACTGACTCCGCCAGAGTCCCGCATGTTCGCTGAATTGATCAGACGAAGCATTGCGGAGCTGGGGATACAGCATGATCTAAGTCCGGAATACGGAAGAATTACCGTCTCTATTGGCGTAGCCGCCGTACTTGTGGATGGTCTTCGCGAGGAGGATATCTACAAGCTGGGTGACGATGCACTGTACCAGTCCAAGGCTGAAGGCCGCAACTGTGTTACATTGTTCGAGCGATAGGATTAGAGCGATAAGAGATGTACATAAATAAATATGATTAGGGAGCTGTTGAAGCAATGAATACCGAACACGAATCCGAACAGGAATCAGGACAAGAATCAGAATTGGACCAGCTGCGGAAGGCGCTTGAAGTATCTTTGCCCCTGGTGCAGCGGCTGTTCCCGCTGGATGTAATGTTTGCTTTGGCAGATCGGGACAAGTTCATATATTATCTGCAAGGGAAGGAATTGAAAGCCAAGATTGAACTAGGTTCTCCGGTACCGCCCAGCGGAGGAATCCGGGCTGCTCTGGAGAGCGGGGAGGAAGTCAGCACTACGATTCCAAGAGAGATCTACGGAATTCCTTTTAAATCGTCATCCATGCCTATCCGGGACCGGAACGGGGTGGTGACAGGGGTGTTCACGATCGGAATCAGCCTCAGCAATCAGGTAACGCTCAGCGATGCAGCGAATGCGCTGGCGGTGACCTCCGACGAGATCAGCTCGACATCGGTAGAGATTGCGGGCACGGCCTCGGATCTGGCGAATACCGCCCGGGATCTGAAGGAGCTGGGCCAGAAGGTGGTAGAGGATCTGCAGCAGACCGACGAGATTCTGGATTTCATCCGCAAGGTGGCGGAGAATTCCAACCTGCTGGGGCTCAATGCAGCGATTGAAGCGGCACATGCCGCTGAGCATGGACGGGGCTTCGGTATCGTGGCCCAAGAGATCCGCAAAATGTCAGTGTCCAGTGCTTCATCGGCGAAGGATATTGCCGGTATTCTACAGATGATCAAGCAGAAGATTAACCAGATGGATGCCGTGCTTACGGATTGTCTGGCACAAAGCGAACGTCAGGCCGCAGCCACAGAGGAGATTACCGCCTCGATGCAGCAGCTCGCAGCTTCCGCCGTGGAGATTGAGAGTATCGCTCGTCTGATCTAGTCCGCACCTGTCTCTAGTGTCAAAGAGTTCCTCCCCTGCATACAGTATCTGGACGAATGCCCAGTGTTACTTAAGGCAACAATCCAGTCTGAGGAGGAACTAATCATGCTAGATCCAGTATTGCAGGCACCGGACCTGAAGCTTGCCGCCGATTCTAACCAGGTGCTTAATTATAAGCGGGATGCGAACAATTATATTACACAGCTTTTTGGCGAACAGCTTCCCGCGATACGCAACGGGTTCTTCAATGCCCATATGAGCAGAGGCTTCATCGTCCAGCCGCACTGGCACACGAACGTGACGGAGATGATCTTCGTGATTAGCGGGGAGCTAATTGCCTCCGTGTTCGATCCGTTCACCCAGAAGCTGATGACCTATCATCTGAAGGCCGGACAAATTGCTGTCTTCCCGAAGGGCTGGTTCCACTGGATTCTGGCCGAGAGCGAACAAGCCCATTTCCTGGCGATCTTCGATGCGCCGACACCGGATATTGTGTATGGTTCAGACTTCCTGCGGGCCGTTCCCAAAGAGGTCATCCAGCGCGCCTATTGTATTAATGAAGAGGAGTACGCAATGGCCGTGGCTCCGCTGAAGGAATCGATTATTCTTGGACCCCCTCCGGGCTGTGCTGTTGCAGGCTCTGCCGGGGGAATGAATATGGGTCCGTCCGCCAAAAGCATGCCCGCCTACGTTGCCCAACAGCCTGCGGCGGCATTCTACCCTTATCCGATGTATCCTCGCCGTTAGGCGGCGGCTACGTTATATTAATGATCTAAAAAGAAAAAGCAGGCCAGGGAGAGATGAAGTGACCCCTGTCAAGTAGACAGTAATAAAAAAGCAATATTTAAGCAGCCTGAGTTCGGTATTCATGAGGACTCAGGTTGTTTAGCTTCGTTTGGAAACGTGCATGGTTGTAAAAATGGATGTATTGCTGCACAGCATGCTTCACCTGCTTAGCAGAGTGGAAGGAGTGGAGGTAGAAACACTCGGCTTTAAAATGACCAAAGAAGTTCTCCATACAGGCATTGTCCCAGCAGTTTCCCTTTCGGGACATACTGGCCTTTATACCGTATCGCTTCAGTAGGCTGCTGTATTGGCGGCTAGTATACTGAAATCCTTGGTCGCTGTGCAAAAGAACCCCTTCAGTATCACGCCGTTTTCTCGCCTTTTTGACCGTATCAAATACCAGTTTTAAATCATTCTTAGGGCTAATCTGGTACGCTACAATTTCATTGTTAAACAGATCTTTAATCGCAGACAAATACAGCCTTTGCCCGTTGAAGATTAGATAAGTGATATCCGTAACCCACTTTTGGTTCGGCTGGTCTGCTGTACACTCTCTATTCAGATGGTTGTCAGAGATGACGTAAGCCTCTTTCTTGCCGTAATAAGGCCTTTTCCTCCGAATGACTGCTTGAAGTCCTAGTTCGCCCATGAGTCGCTGTACACGCTTGTGATTCACGTGGATGGCGTAGGTACGCTTTAGCCAAACCTTCACCCTGCGGTATCCATAAATACCTTTTAGCTTCTCAAAGCATTCGACGATTTTAAGCTTCAAGGCTTCGTCTTCGCGTTGCTTCAGTGAAACGAACGTTTGTCGATTCAACCACTTGTAAAAGCCACTCCTAGATACCCCAGCCAGGTTGCACAGCAGGGTAAGGTTGTATTTCTTATGAAGCATTTCCTTAATCACTGTAAACTTTTTGCTGCTTGGGACAGCGTCCATTCCTCCTTTCACATCTGTAAGAGCTTTTTTAGCATTTCATTTTCCGCCTCAAGGCGCTTGATCTTGGTCTCTGGATCTTCGGGACGTGTTCGGGGTCTGCCCATTCCGGGTCCTTTCGCCTTCCCTCTTTTTTCTTCAAGACCCTTTAATCCCTCTACCTTAAAGTGCTTCACCCATCGGCGAACCAAGGAATCGTTAATCCCCATTTCAAGTGCTACACTTTTATATCCCAACCCCTTTTTGAGGTAGAGGTCTACTGTCTTTTTCTTAAACTTCTCATCGTACGTTTTCCTCATTTCACCCATAAAAAATCCCCTCCATAGTAGACAGAATAATCGGCTTGCTTTTTTCTGTCTACTATAGGGGGATCATATCAAGATTCCTTGGCCTGCTTTTCTAATGGAATACAGGGTCCGCGTGGTTTATTTCGCTTCTTCCAGCTTGTGGTTAAGATCCTTATATTGTCTCAGCAGTGCAGACAGTGCCTGCTTAATTGCTGCTGCATCTGTGGCTTGTGCAGCCTCTGCCAGAGCAGCCTGCTCTTTGAATAAGCCGTCGATATACGCCACATGTATGGTTACCGCATTGGCAAGCTTGCCGGATTCCAAATGGTCAGACGCCGCTAGCTTGAGGTCTGCAACTGCTGAGGCAGATAGGACTGCCTCAACGTGGCCCACGGTTGCCCCGTATTCCGGCACAATGGCAAGCGGAACCGTTTCGGCGTCTGTCAACGTTCCAGGCGTGGCTAATTGCACCTCCATAATCCCGGTTTTTTCTGTCCATGGAGTGGCGGACAATGCCGTGGTCAGATCCACGCTAAGCGCCTTCGTGCTTGTCAAATCATGGTAGCGGCTGAGCGTATCCCGCCAAGTCTGGGATGTTTCCGGTGCATAGCTGTTCACCAGCTCCAGAACCTGCGGTTCAAGCAAGGGGGGCAGCTTACTGCCATTTGTGGATGCAGTGGCCGTGCTTATGGTGGCAGTGGGTCCCTGTACTGTGGGCGAAGCGATTCCCGTATCCGCGAAGACCGGGGTGGCGATACTGGACAGCAGCAGGGTGGATAGAGCCATTCTTTTCACGATTAGTCGATTCATGTACGAACACTCCTTCAGGTGGTTTGTCTTACAGCTCTCACTATAGCGGGCTTCTGTGGCACGAGAGGGTCAGCAATGTGGAAAAACAATGGCAGCGCCCTATACCGCTCACCCGCTTGCTATAATGGTGAAGAGACAAATCACGGAGGTTACCTGGATGATCAATCAAACGGTCATTGCCGTTGTGGACGATGACGAGAATATACGCAATCTGGTGGAAGCTTATTTACATAAGGAGAATTACCGGACGATTGGCCTTGGAAGTGCCGAGGAGGCGTGGGATTTATGGAGGAATGATCCTCCCGGCATGTGGGTGCTTGATATTATGCTTCCGGGAATGGACGGCTATGAGCTGTGCAGGCGTATTCGCGATGAAGCGGAGGTGCCGATTATTATGATCTCTGCCAAGGATAATGAAGTGGATAAAATCCTGGGTCTGGAGCTTGGCAGCGACGATTATCTGGTCAAGCCCTTCAGTCCCCGTGAGCTGGTAGCCCGGATCAACCGCCAGTTGAAACGTTGGGAACGTCTTCAGCAGTCCCAGTCTGCGGCTGTTGTGCCTGCTGTGCATACAGGGATAGAGCTGGGCAGTCTGCTGCTGCATCCTGAGGAGAGAAGATCCTTCTGGTGGGGAAAGGAAGTGGAGCTGACCAGCAAGGAGTTCCTGATGCTGATGGTCTTTGCGGGAAGTCCGAACCGGGCCTTTACGCGCGAAGAGCTGCTGGGCCATGTCTGGGGAGAGGATTATTTCGGCAGCGACCGCGCTGTCGACCATCTGATCAAGCGCATCCGCAAAAAAATGGACGGCTTGCCGCTGGAATCGGTCTGGGGTCACGGCTACCGTATGAGAGAGGTGCAGGAATGAAGAGGATAGCGGAAAGGCTAAACCTGCGGATGAAAAAGCTGAAGCTGGTGCATCAGATCAACGTTGCTTTTGGGCTGTCTCTGCTGCTGGTCCTGTCTATCTCGGGAGTGATGATCCATTATGTACTGATGGACCATTTCATTGGCAAGGAGCAAGAGGGATTAAGGACGCTGGGCGCTTCCCTTACCGCGAGTCTGCAGCGGGCTCCATTCGCAGAAGGAGGGGCATTCACATTGGGAAAAAGCGAGCCGCTTACGGCTCCATATCCTACGCTTTCCAGCGGAGTACAGGCCATCGTGAGCGACCAGCAGGGGAATGTGGTCTCGGGATATCTCCCGGCTCTGCCCGTGCAGTCCGGGGTAACGGTGGATGTCACAGCTATGGAGCAGGGGAGCCTGCAGAGCTTATGGGATGGCAATGATCCGCGTTATCTGGTGCAGGTCAATACACTTCCTCAAGGTAAGCTCACCCTGCTGACGCCTGTCAGCAGAATCAAGGCCATCGAGCAGTCGCTCTTGAAACGGCTGATTCTTGTCTTTGCTGCGGGAGCGGCAGTAATGCTCCTGTTCAGCCTGTTCATTACGCGGAAGCTGATTGATCCGCTGATCAGCCTGCGTCAGGAACTGGGGAAAGTGAAAAACCGCCGGTTTGCCGAGGTGAATCTGGTCCGGGCAGGCGGTGAAATCGGTTCTGTCGCCAGGGCAGTATACGAGATGGCCGGTGAGCTGCACAGGTTCAACCGGGTGCAGAAGCAATTTTTCCAGAATGCCTCGCATGAGCTAAAGTCTCCGCTGATGTCGATATCGGGTTATGCGGAGGGCATTAGGGATGGGGTATTTGAAGGAGAGGGCGTCCGTAAAGGACTGGATATCATTCTGAGTGAAAGCGGGCGCTTACGTGATCTGGTCAGTGAAATGACTCTTCTGGCGAAGCTGGACAGTGAAGAGGATATTTATCAGGCGGAGGATACGGATCTGGAGGAGCTGCTGAGCGAGGCGGTGGAGCGGGTCAATCCGTTGCTGGCGGCAAGGAAGCTGTCACTGCATCCGGCAGTCTCCGGGGACCATGGGGGGATGGTAAGAGCGGACCGGGATAAGCTGCTGCAAGCTCTGCTGAACGTATTATCCAATGCGGCCCGTTATGCCGAGAAGCGAATTGATGTAGAGGTGCTTACAAGCAAGGGAAGGATCATATTAACGGTTGCTGACGATGGTCCGGGCATTGCAGAAGAGCTGCTGCCCAGCCTGTTTCACAGGTTCGTCAAAGGGAAAAATGGCGAATCCGGGCTGGGACTCGCCATCGCACGTGCTATTGTGGAACGCTGCGGCGGAGAGCTTAGTGCCCGGAACCGCCCGGAGGGCGGCGCAGTTTTCACCTTTGAGTTCCCGCCATCTGCGGGCAGCGTTTAGTACTCGTTGAACATTGCGGCAATTTCATCGTAGCCGGTGGTTTGCGTCAGCGCGAGGGAGAGCAGGATTCTGGCTTTTTGCGGGACCAGACTGTTGCAGGGAATAGAATTGGCTGACAGATCAATGTAGGAATCCTTAAGTGTAATTCCGCTGGAAATCCGCGAGCAGCGGACTACCGGGATGTTATTGTTCTTCAGCTCCCCCACCTTGTCAATCCAAGGCTTGCTGTAGATCCCCCCGCCTGCTCCGGCAATGACAATCCCCTTGGAGACCGTAGCCAGATAATCCAGAATCCCGGGATTGGCATCCACATGGAAATAAGCTACGGACACTTCCGGCAGCTCCTGGATCACAGATACATCGAACTGGGTTGCGGTGGTATGCCGCTTCAGGGTGCGCGTATAGAAGAAGGCATGGCTGTCCCGCATATATCCCAGGCAGCCGAAATCTCGCTCATCGAAGGCGTTGGCCTTGAAGGTGTTCACCTTCTGCACATCCCGCCCGCTATAGATGCCCTCAGCGAAGACAACCATCACGCCCTGGCCGGAAGCCTCGGGATTCGCTGCTAGTGCAACGGACTGATACAGATTGAGGGGACCATCGGCGCTGATTGCGGTGGCAGGGCGCATAGATCCGGTAATAATGACCGGCTTGTCGGTCTTGATCACCAGGTTCAGGAAGTAGGACGTCTCATCCAGGGTGTCAGTGCCGTGGGTGATGACGAACCCGTGCACATCCTCCCGGAGAGCAAGCGTGTTAATGTAGGTTGCCAGTGTAAGCCAGTGTTCGCTGGTAATATCGGCGCTGCACAGATTGCTGACCTGTACCCCGGCGCAGTTCGCCAGCCGTTCCAGGTGCGGCACACTATCCAGCAGATCCTGCACGGGCAGGGCACCCGGCTCGTAATTCAAGGTTTTATGGGCTTCGCCGCTGCCGGCAATGGTACCGCCGGTGGCGAGGATGACTACATTTTTGAGACCGGGATTATAGTAAGGGGAAGCCGTGAAATTCAATTCGGGAATGGTATTCATCATAGGTCGTTTCCTTTCAGGTTGAGCCAGGATTCAAGTCATTCGCATGACATTGAGTGTATTATAACATTCATTCCTTCATGCATGACATAGTAAGGTATAATAAGTAGAAAAATATAGATGGGAAGATCTGTATGTTCAGGGTAGAGGAAGTAGCGCAAGGAGTGTGGGCTGCGATTGTTATCCCGGGCCGGGGCGCGGTAGGCAATGCGTCGATCATCGATCTTGGGGATTGTACGGTCGTAGTGGATACCTTCAATTTGCCGGCAGCAGCCAGGCTTCTGCGGGAAACGGCCGAGAAGCTGACAGGGAAGCCGGTCAAATACATAATTAATACTCACTATCACGGGGATCATCATTACGGTAATCAGGAGTTTCCTGGTAGTGTCATTCTATCGACAAAGCTAACCCGTGAGGTGCTGACAACCCATGCGGCACCTGCTCTGGAGGAATGGCAGGAAGGACTGCAGAAGCAGATCACAGGACTGAAGGAGATACGCAATGCTGCTACGGATTTCCGTCAACAGCAAGCGCTCGCTTATGAAATATCGGACAAACAGGCGTTGCTGGAGGCCACGCCTACAATCCGCAGGGTGACAGCAGCGGTGACCTTCAAGGATAGTCTGGATATTCACGGTTCAGCGCGTTCGCTGCATCTGTTCACATATGGCGGCGGGCATACCCTCAGCGATGCTATGGTGTACGTTGCTGATGTTCAGGTGCTGATCGCAGGAGATCTGGTTCTGAACAGATTCCACCCGGCTATGCTTCATGGATTTCCGGAAGCGTGGACAACTATTGTAGAGCGTATTGGCAGGGAGATTGATTTCACATGGCTGATTCCCGGTCATGGGGAGGTTGCCGGACGGGAGAGCATCCCTGAAATGCTGCGCTATCTCACAGAGATTCAGGAGTATGCAGCAACAGCAGCCCGAAGCGGTGAAAGTGCAGAGCACTGGATAGCCAAGGGAATCCCGGAGCCTTTTGATACATGGGAGGGCTCTCATATCTTCGAGTGGAATTTCCGCTGGTTGTTCAATACTTATACTGATCCTAAGAAAAGAGGGAGATAAGCATGCTGAAGCTAGATAGCCGGGATTACGCCCTTGCCCGGCCGCTGCTAAAGGAAGTGAAGATCAACACCCTGTTCGCTGAAGGAGTGCTGAGTGGGCAGACGACAGGCAGTGTGTATGTGGATTCTGTACATACCCCCCGTACCTTCTATGTGGCTCATGAATACGGGATGTCGCTGGTCTATGGAGATTCCGGCAATGAGGAGTTTAACCGCAGCTTATCTGACTATATTACGAACAAGACGGGGCACCGGCATTCAGCAGAATGGCTGCAGGCTGATCCGGCAGGGTGCTGGGACCCGCTGATTGAAGCAATGCTTATTGGGCATAATGCACGGCTTGATGCGGAGGATAAACGCAGAATGTATATACAGACCCGGGTGAATTTTACGTTCGATCCGGAGGTCTACTATCGTGCGAAGGCGCAATGTTTCCGGCAGGATGCGGAGATTGTCCAGATGGACGGTGAAGGGTTCAGCGAGCAGACGGGTGCGGTGATTCCCCGGTATTTCTGGCGTGACGCGGAGCACTTCCTGGCTTCTGGCAAAGGATACACTTTACTGTGGGAGGGAGAGCAGGCCTCCAGCGCCTTCTCGGCTTACCGGACAACCGATCAGCTGGAGATTGGAATCGAATCGGCACCGGGTCACCGGGGGAAGCATTTTGCCTTCTCAGTGTGCTGTAAGTTAATCGATTACTGTCTGGAGCAGGGCCTGGAGCCGGTGTGGGGCTGCCGCCAAGAGAATGTGGGCTCGTACAGACTGGCGCAGAAGCTGGGCTTCAAGCCAGTATTGAACATCCCCTACTACCGTTTGTCCGAGCTTCCCGCCTAACAAAGAGCAGCAAATCTCCGCATAGATGGGGGATTGCTGCTATTTTTGTAAAGAAGGGGCAGTATTAGTTTGAACCGTTGCGGATAAGTACTGAATCGGATTGGGCGAGTATGCTTTAGGCCGGTATGTTGGGGCATAGCGATAAGCCCGTTGGCTGCAAAATACAGGAATGAAAAAATAGGTGGATTTTGTACACTTGCTGATGAACGGAAATGGCTTGCCACGACAATCATTGGAAAAACAGCACTTAATTAAACGCAAATTATATAAAATAGAAAAAACAATGAAATTAGATGCTGTTTTTCCACTTGTTTGCCTGCAAATGCTGAAAATCGCAAAACTAAGATACGTTTTTCTAGGCCTGTTGATTACCCAAAAAAAGGTAGCAAAAAGGCCGCCATTTCGATAAAGTGTTTGTACCCCTACAAACCTTCCGAAACGAGGCGGCCTCATGAAAAAGTCTACTTCAATTTCAAACATTCTGCAATTGGTGATTCCCGAGGAAAAACTACGTCCGATTCTGGAAGAATTAAACTATATTGATGTTGCGCGTAAATTTACCGTGTATGATTTGTTTTTGTTTCTAGCTGAAGCAGCGTTTCAGCAGTGGGATGGATACCGAGACGGTGCCCAGCGAATGTCCCTTCAGGGACAACGTGCGGTGAATTATTCGACGCTTTCCAAAAAGGCTAAAGAGGTTCCTTTCTCCTTATTTAAGCGTCTATTGAAACTCATGATAGGGCTCTGTAATCGGAAGGCCAAGCGGTCACTCGGTATTCCGAAAGAACTGTTAATCGTGGATTCAACCACCATTTCGGTCGGTCAAGGCCGCTTGCCTTGGGCACAAATTAAAGGCAGAAAAGCAGGCGTTAAGCTGCATGTCGGATTACTTGGGGACTCGAATGAATTGCACAAAGTGACGGAGACCCCGGCTGTACAGCATGATTTAAACAGTTGCGCCTTCCTGCTCGACAGCCAATATATTTTGGTGGCAGACCGCGCTTACGGGAAGCACAAGCTGTTTGACAGCTATCAAGAGAAGAAAGAGCGGCAATATTTTGTCATTCGGCTTAAGGATAACACCACGCTCGTGAATCCGGTCCCGCGCCTGCGAAATCGCCCATTTGAGGGAAGTATCGAGCAGGATTTGACGTGCCAATTAGGAAAGGTTAAGGCGCTCAGCAAGAATCAGTTTCGGGTGGTGATTCTTAAAGATCCTAAAGGGAATCCCGTCATTCTTGCGACAAATCTGCACTGGCACTCCCCCGAAGCCATAGCAGACATCTATAAGAAACGTTGGCAGATTGAAGTATTTTTTCGTTGGATTAAGCAGCATTTAAACATTCCCAAGTTATTTGGAACCACAGAAAATGCAGTATATGGGCAGCTATACGTGGCTTTATTGGTGTATGTGTTGCTAAAGTTTCTGTTTGAACAGGGAAATAGTACTGTGCATGTTAGCGCTAGATTAACGTTCGCCGAGTTTGATCGATTATTTACGCTGCAAAAGCTACCTGTGGAGTGGAAGATTTATTTAGCTCATGCCGTCGATTTTATTAACAGAAAATAGCTAATCAACAGGCTTAACGTTTTTCTACTTGTTTTATGAATGGAAGGGCGCGCCTGCCTCAGCGATCCACGGCCCCCGTTCCCTCGCCCGGAGATCCCCGCTTAATACCCGTCAAATCCGCCGTGCATCCACAAAGCAATGCAGGTGCAGCGGAGACAGCACCTTCAGCCCTTCGCCGAGCCCGAAGCCCCTGCCTTCGGCCAGCTGGCGGCCTTGCTCGCCGAAATAGATCCGGTACATGGCGAGCTGCTCTTCATTGAACTGGCTGCGGTGCAGGGCCATGGCCTTGAACTTGCGCTCGAAGTGGTCTGTGATGTCGATGACCGTATTAGGCTCAGCGGTGAAGTAGAAGCCGATGGCCTTCGGTTGCCATGGCCGGGTAAGGGTGCCTCTCGGATACAGGGGCAGCCCGGAGGACAAGACAGCCTGGGCAGCGGCCCTGCCGGTAACGATGTGGTCATAATGCGCCTCATAGCTCAGCCACGGATCTGGACACAGAACCAGGTCCGGCTGGACCGTCCGGATGATCTCGGCAATCTCTCCCGCGAGGGCTGGGATATGCTCCAGTGTTCCGTCGCCATGGTCCAATTGGTGGAACACCGTAGCTCCCAGCAATCTTCCGGCTGCTTCCAGTTCGCTTGCGCGGATGGCGGCGATCCCGGCGGAAGACAACTGCTCGTCCACCGCGCCAAGATCTCCGTTCGTGACGGTAAGATAATGAATCTCGCAGCCCCGCTCCGCGAATGAGGCAATGGTGCCCCCGATGCCTACCTCATTGTCGTCCGGGTGCGGCTGTATACATAATACCGTCCGGCACCCGCTAAGATCTGGAGGAGACATCAACGCTGCTAGTGTGGATATATCCATAATCCAAATACCTCCTATTATTCTGTGGTAAGGGTAAAGTTAGTCCCTCTCAAGGTTGGATGAAGAGAAATTACTCAACCGGGCCTGCTCCTTACGGACCGGAGAGCCGTTATTTACAAGAAACAGACTTATTTGGTTGCCTTGCGGACTATGGCGCCCTTATTTGCTCCATAATCAATGTTATGGCGCGGAAAATCCGGCAATAAGTGCCGTGGAGTCCGTAACTTGCTCCAATCGTGCCTTTTGGCAGAAATAAGCGCAGCTGAGCCCGTTACACCTAGACGCACCCCTGACCATGAACGATTCAATCAGGGAAGAGTATCTCCCCGCCATCATCTCTCCTCCATCAGCTCATCCCCCCACCAGCCCCACTAAAGGGACCGGCTATGATTCAGATCGCTCAGGATCTGCACCCGCTGCTTCTCCGTTATATTGTAGAACAGAATCGGCAGAATAGCGGCCAGGAAGCAGAGTGCAGGCAGCAGGAACATCACGAAGCTAAGGCCGTGCCGGAGCTGCGGAGTCGCCGGCTGATTCTCCACGTAGCTGAGCAGGCCGAGACTGGCTCCGATAATCATCCGCGACACCGCCCCGCTGAACTTGGTAATGAAGGTGTTCGTCGAGAATACAATGCCCTCTCCCCGGAAGCCCAGCTTCCATTCCGAATAATCTATCGTATCGAGCAGCATCGAGGTACTGACAATCGTCGTCATGCCGGAGAAGAAGAAGCTGACCCCGAAGAACACCAGCGTGTTTATCACGTTATGGTCACCCAGCAGATAAGGCAGAATGCAGGCTACACTCCCCAAAATGCAGGAGATAATGAATACCTTCTTCTTGGCGAAGCGGCGCAGCAGCGGCGGCGTTGCGATCATTCCCAGCAGCATACCGGCCACCAGACTGATCCCGACCTGTGTGGCATACCCCGCATCTCCCCAGACATAGACCACATAATAGAGCTGAATGCTCTGCCGGATGCCGTTTACCAGGTTGATAATCAAGAGAGAGGCGAGCAGGGTGAGCAGCGGCTTGTTCTTGTACACCGTTTGCAGGTTCTGGCGGAAGGATATCTTCTCAGCGGAAGGAACGACCCGTTCCTTGGTGAGCATCCCGGTCAGAACCATCGACAGCGCCGCAATGACCCCGATAATGATTGCCGAGTACAGATAAGCCTGCGTATTCCGTTCACCGCCGAAGGCGAGCAGAAGCTGGATACCGCCGATGGTGATAACGACTGCGCCGAGCGTTCCGCCGATTTTGCCCAGTGTGACGAATAAGGTGCGTTCTCCCGGATCGGTGGAGACTACGCTCGACAAGGCCCAGAGCGGTGTGTCACAAACCGTGTACAGCATTCCCCATAGCAGGTAAGAGACGGTAGCGATTACAAGAGTCACGGTCCGGGAACCGCCGAAGTCCCAGAAGCAGAGGATGGTCGCCAGCGCGATCAGAAAAGGGGCGAACAGCAGATAAGGCCGGAATTTCCCCCATCTGGAGCGTGTTTTATCGGTAATCATGCCCATGAGCGGATCAAGACAAGCATCGATAATGCTTGCTGCTA
The sequence above is a segment of the Paenibacillus sp. FSL R7-0204 genome. Coding sequences within it:
- a CDS encoding MBL fold metallo-hydrolase gives rise to the protein MFRVEEVAQGVWAAIVIPGRGAVGNASIIDLGDCTVVVDTFNLPAAARLLRETAEKLTGKPVKYIINTHYHGDHHYGNQEFPGSVILSTKLTREVLTTHAAPALEEWQEGLQKQITGLKEIRNAATDFRQQQALAYEISDKQALLEATPTIRRVTAAVTFKDSLDIHGSARSLHLFTYGGGHTLSDAMVYVADVQVLIAGDLVLNRFHPAMLHGFPEAWTTIVERIGREIDFTWLIPGHGEVAGRESIPEMLRYLTEIQEYAATAARSGESAEHWIAKGIPEPFDTWEGSHIFEWNFRWLFNTYTDPKKRGR
- a CDS encoding GNAT family N-acetyltransferase, translated to MLKLDSRDYALARPLLKEVKINTLFAEGVLSGQTTGSVYVDSVHTPRTFYVAHEYGMSLVYGDSGNEEFNRSLSDYITNKTGHRHSAEWLQADPAGCWDPLIEAMLIGHNARLDAEDKRRMYIQTRVNFTFDPEVYYRAKAQCFRQDAEIVQMDGEGFSEQTGAVIPRYFWRDAEHFLASGKGYTLLWEGEQASSAFSAYRTTDQLEIGIESAPGHRGKHFAFSVCCKLIDYCLEQGLEPVWGCRQENVGSYRLAQKLGFKPVLNIPYYRLSELPA
- a CDS encoding IS4 family transposase, which encodes MKKSTSISNILQLVIPEEKLRPILEELNYIDVARKFTVYDLFLFLAEAAFQQWDGYRDGAQRMSLQGQRAVNYSTLSKKAKEVPFSLFKRLLKLMIGLCNRKAKRSLGIPKELLIVDSTTISVGQGRLPWAQIKGRKAGVKLHVGLLGDSNELHKVTETPAVQHDLNSCAFLLDSQYILVADRAYGKHKLFDSYQEKKERQYFVIRLKDNTTLVNPVPRLRNRPFEGSIEQDLTCQLGKVKALSKNQFRVVILKDPKGNPVILATNLHWHSPEAIADIYKKRWQIEVFFRWIKQHLNIPKLFGTTENAVYGQLYVALLVYVLLKFLFEQGNSTVHVSARLTFAEFDRLFTLQKLPVEWKIYLAHAVDFINRK
- a CDS encoding PIG-L deacetylase family protein, with protein sequence MDISTLAALMSPPDLSGCRTVLCIQPHPDDNEVGIGGTIASFAERGCEIHYLTVTNGDLGAVDEQLSSAGIAAIRASELEAAGRLLGATVFHQLDHGDGTLEHIPALAGEIAEIIRTVQPDLVLCPDPWLSYEAHYDHIVTGRAAAQAVLSSGLPLYPRGTLTRPWQPKAIGFYFTAEPNTVIDITDHFERKFKAMALHRSQFNEEQLAMYRIYFGEQGRQLAEGRGFGLGEGLKVLSPLHLHCFVDARRI
- a CDS encoding MFS transporter, giving the protein MSAKVPVAEKLVFSGGLLGQNMLYSFMSMYILFFYTDLLGIPATTASVILVAASIIDACLDPLMGMITDKTRSRWGKFRPYLLFAPFLIALATILCFWDFGGSRTVTLVIATVSYLLWGMLYTVCDTPLWALSSVVSTDPGERTLFVTLGKIGGTLGAVVITIGGIQLLLAFGGERNTQAYLYSAIIIGVIAALSMVLTGMLTKERVVPSAEKISFRQNLQTVYKNKPLLTLLASLLIINLVNGIRQSIQLYYVVYVWGDAGYATQVGISLVAGMLLGMIATPPLLRRFAKKKVFIISCILGSVACILPYLLGDHNVINTLVFFGVSFFFSGMTTIVSTSMLLDTIDYSEWKLGFRGEGIVFSTNTFITKFSGAVSRMIIGASLGLLSYVENQPATPQLRHGLSFVMFLLPALCFLAAILPILFYNITEKQRVQILSDLNHSRSL